One Carassius gibelio isolate Cgi1373 ecotype wild population from Czech Republic chromosome A20, carGib1.2-hapl.c, whole genome shotgun sequence DNA segment encodes these proteins:
- the LOC127938306 gene encoding homeobox-containing protein 1-like isoform X1: MSHFTDEPRFTIEQIDLLQRLRRTGMTKPEIVHALDTLERLDREHGDKYSRRGPSDSNATTSSTTPTSNSTSNSATLTSSTTSTATQTQFHGNLSPSHNNSYATSPPAVLPSPVSLVATAQNGRDALAMTPNGRLSPSHYPVNSAAAVRSYGLDGSEEDLDIDDKVEELMRRDSTLVKEEIKAFLGNRRISQAVVAQVTGISQSRISHWLLQQGSDLSEQKKRAFYRWYQLEKTTPGATLNMRPTPVSLDEMEWRQTPPPISSAPGSFRLRRGSRFTWRKECLAVMESYFSDNQYPDEARREEIANACNAVIQKPGKKLSDLERVTSLKVYNWFANRRKEIKRRANIGSFFQEATILESHGIEVQSPGGHSNSDDVDTNDYNEQGCDVSYFEKRGMNRHFGYYRLEPTSPTQDDTSNHADHQDPISLAVEMAAVNHSILALSRPGGVASEIKTESLDDD, from the exons ATGTCTCACTTCACAGATGAGCCACGCTTCACCATCGAACAGATCGACCTGCTCCAGAGACTGCGGCGTACAGGTATGACCAAACCTGAGATCGTGCACGCGCTGGACACCCTGGAGCGACTCGACCGCGAGCACGGGGACAAATACAGCCGGCGCGGCCCGTCGGACTCCAACGCCACCACCTCAAGCACTACACCCACCTCAAATAGCACTAGCAACTCCGCCACGTTGACCTCCTCCACCACTTCCACAGCAACGCAAACACAGTTCCACGGTAATTTATCGCCGTCGCACAACAACAGCTACGCCACGTCTCCACCCGCAGTCTTACCCTCGCCCGTCTCTCTGGTCGCCACGGCACAGAACGGGCGGGACGCTTTGGCGATGACACCCAATGGGAGATTGTCGCCCAGCCATTACCCAGTGAACAGTGCGGCAGCGGTGAGGTCGTACGGGCTGGATGGGTCAGAGGAGGACCTGGATATAGATGACAAGGTGGAGGAGCTCATGAG GAGAGACAGCACCCTGGTGAAGGAGGAAATCAAAGCCTTTTTGGGCAACAGACGCATCTCACAGGCCGTGGTGGCTCAGGTCACAG GCATCAGTCAGAGCAGAATCTCTCACTGGCTTCTCCAGCAGGGCTCAGATCTCAGCGAACAGAAGAAACGAGCTTTCTATCGCTGGTACCAGCTGGAGAAGACAACGCCAG gTGCCACATTAAATATGCGTCCCACCCCTGTATCTCTGGATGAGATGGAGTGGCGTCAGACTCCGCCCCCCATAAGCTCCGCCCCTGGAAGCTTCCGTTTGCGCAGAGGCAGTCGATTCACCTGGAGGAAGGAATGTCTCGCTGTGATGGAGAG CTATTTCAGTGATAATCAATATCCAGATGAAGCCAGACGAGAGGAGATCGCAAACGCCTGCAACGCTGTTATTCAGAAACCAG GAAAGAAGTTGTCTGACTTGGAAAGAGTCACATCCTTGAAAGTCTACAATTGGTTTGCCAACCGACGCAAAGAGATCAAGAGGAGGGCCAATATTG GGTCTTTTTTCCAAGAAGCCACAATCTTGGAGAGTCACGGGATCGAGGTGCAGAGTCCCGGAGGACACTCCAACAGTGACGACGTCGACACCAACGACTACAACGAGCAG GGTTGTGATGTTTCCTATTTTGAAAAGAGAGGCATGAACAGACATTTCGGTTACTACCGTCTGGAGCCCACCTCACCAACACAG GATGACACCAGTAATCACGCAGACCACCAGGACCCCATCTCTCTCGCTGTGGAGATGGCAGCTGTCAATCACAGCATCCTCGCCCTGTCCCGCCCGGGAGGCGTGGCCAGTGAAATCAAAACAGAGTCACTGGATGACGACTGA
- the LOC127938306 gene encoding homeobox-containing protein 1-like isoform X2 translates to MSHFTDEPRFTIEQIDLLQRLRRTGMTKPEIVHALDTLERLDREHGDKYSRRGPSDSNATTSSTTPTSNSTSNSATLTSSTTSTATQTQFHGNLSPSHNNSYATSPPAVLPSPVSLVATAQNGRDALAMTPNGRLSPSHYPVNSAAAVRSYGLDGSEEDLDIDDKVEELMRRDSTLVKEEIKAFLGNRRISQAVVAQVTGISQSRISHWLLQQGSDLSEQKKRAFYRWYQLEKTTPGATLNMRPTPVSLDEMEWRQTPPPISSAPGSFRLRRGSRFTWRKECLAVMESYFSDNQYPDEARREEIANACNAVIQKPGKKLSDLERVTSLKVYNWFANRRKEIKRRANIEATILESHGIEVQSPGGHSNSDDVDTNDYNEQGCDVSYFEKRGMNRHFGYYRLEPTSPTQDDTSNHADHQDPISLAVEMAAVNHSILALSRPGGVASEIKTESLDDD, encoded by the exons ATGTCTCACTTCACAGATGAGCCACGCTTCACCATCGAACAGATCGACCTGCTCCAGAGACTGCGGCGTACAGGTATGACCAAACCTGAGATCGTGCACGCGCTGGACACCCTGGAGCGACTCGACCGCGAGCACGGGGACAAATACAGCCGGCGCGGCCCGTCGGACTCCAACGCCACCACCTCAAGCACTACACCCACCTCAAATAGCACTAGCAACTCCGCCACGTTGACCTCCTCCACCACTTCCACAGCAACGCAAACACAGTTCCACGGTAATTTATCGCCGTCGCACAACAACAGCTACGCCACGTCTCCACCCGCAGTCTTACCCTCGCCCGTCTCTCTGGTCGCCACGGCACAGAACGGGCGGGACGCTTTGGCGATGACACCCAATGGGAGATTGTCGCCCAGCCATTACCCAGTGAACAGTGCGGCAGCGGTGAGGTCGTACGGGCTGGATGGGTCAGAGGAGGACCTGGATATAGATGACAAGGTGGAGGAGCTCATGAG GAGAGACAGCACCCTGGTGAAGGAGGAAATCAAAGCCTTTTTGGGCAACAGACGCATCTCACAGGCCGTGGTGGCTCAGGTCACAG GCATCAGTCAGAGCAGAATCTCTCACTGGCTTCTCCAGCAGGGCTCAGATCTCAGCGAACAGAAGAAACGAGCTTTCTATCGCTGGTACCAGCTGGAGAAGACAACGCCAG gTGCCACATTAAATATGCGTCCCACCCCTGTATCTCTGGATGAGATGGAGTGGCGTCAGACTCCGCCCCCCATAAGCTCCGCCCCTGGAAGCTTCCGTTTGCGCAGAGGCAGTCGATTCACCTGGAGGAAGGAATGTCTCGCTGTGATGGAGAG CTATTTCAGTGATAATCAATATCCAGATGAAGCCAGACGAGAGGAGATCGCAAACGCCTGCAACGCTGTTATTCAGAAACCAG GAAAGAAGTTGTCTGACTTGGAAAGAGTCACATCCTTGAAAGTCTACAATTGGTTTGCCAACCGACGCAAAGAGATCAAGAGGAGGGCCAATATTG AAGCCACAATCTTGGAGAGTCACGGGATCGAGGTGCAGAGTCCCGGAGGACACTCCAACAGTGACGACGTCGACACCAACGACTACAACGAGCAG GGTTGTGATGTTTCCTATTTTGAAAAGAGAGGCATGAACAGACATTTCGGTTACTACCGTCTGGAGCCCACCTCACCAACACAG GATGACACCAGTAATCACGCAGACCACCAGGACCCCATCTCTCTCGCTGTGGAGATGGCAGCTGTCAATCACAGCATCCTCGCCCTGTCCCGCCCGGGAGGCGTGGCCAGTGAAATCAAAACAGAGTCACTGGATGACGACTGA
- the LOC127938306 gene encoding homeobox-containing protein 1-like isoform X3, whose translation MSHFTDEPRFTIEQIDLLQRLRRTGMTKPEIVHALDTLERLDREHGDKYSRRGPSDSNATTSSTTPTSNSTSNSATLTSSTTSTATQTQFHGNLSPSHNNSYATSPPAVLPSPVSLVATAQNGRDALAMTPNGRLSPSHYPVNSAAAVRSYGLDGSEEDLDIDDKVEELMRRDSTLVKEEIKAFLGNRRISQAVVAQVTGISQSRISHWLLQQGSDLSEQKKRAFYRWYQLEKTTPGATLNMRPTPVSLDEMEWRQTPPPISSAPGSFRLRRGSRFTWRKECLAVMESYFSDNQYPDEARREEIANACNAVIQKPGKKLSDLERVTSLKVYNWFANRRKEIKRRANIATILESHGIEVQSPGGHSNSDDVDTNDYNEQGCDVSYFEKRGMNRHFGYYRLEPTSPTQDDTSNHADHQDPISLAVEMAAVNHSILALSRPGGVASEIKTESLDDD comes from the exons ATGTCTCACTTCACAGATGAGCCACGCTTCACCATCGAACAGATCGACCTGCTCCAGAGACTGCGGCGTACAGGTATGACCAAACCTGAGATCGTGCACGCGCTGGACACCCTGGAGCGACTCGACCGCGAGCACGGGGACAAATACAGCCGGCGCGGCCCGTCGGACTCCAACGCCACCACCTCAAGCACTACACCCACCTCAAATAGCACTAGCAACTCCGCCACGTTGACCTCCTCCACCACTTCCACAGCAACGCAAACACAGTTCCACGGTAATTTATCGCCGTCGCACAACAACAGCTACGCCACGTCTCCACCCGCAGTCTTACCCTCGCCCGTCTCTCTGGTCGCCACGGCACAGAACGGGCGGGACGCTTTGGCGATGACACCCAATGGGAGATTGTCGCCCAGCCATTACCCAGTGAACAGTGCGGCAGCGGTGAGGTCGTACGGGCTGGATGGGTCAGAGGAGGACCTGGATATAGATGACAAGGTGGAGGAGCTCATGAG GAGAGACAGCACCCTGGTGAAGGAGGAAATCAAAGCCTTTTTGGGCAACAGACGCATCTCACAGGCCGTGGTGGCTCAGGTCACAG GCATCAGTCAGAGCAGAATCTCTCACTGGCTTCTCCAGCAGGGCTCAGATCTCAGCGAACAGAAGAAACGAGCTTTCTATCGCTGGTACCAGCTGGAGAAGACAACGCCAG gTGCCACATTAAATATGCGTCCCACCCCTGTATCTCTGGATGAGATGGAGTGGCGTCAGACTCCGCCCCCCATAAGCTCCGCCCCTGGAAGCTTCCGTTTGCGCAGAGGCAGTCGATTCACCTGGAGGAAGGAATGTCTCGCTGTGATGGAGAG CTATTTCAGTGATAATCAATATCCAGATGAAGCCAGACGAGAGGAGATCGCAAACGCCTGCAACGCTGTTATTCAGAAACCAG GAAAGAAGTTGTCTGACTTGGAAAGAGTCACATCCTTGAAAGTCTACAATTGGTTTGCCAACCGACGCAAAGAGATCAAGAGGAGGGCCAATATTG CCACAATCTTGGAGAGTCACGGGATCGAGGTGCAGAGTCCCGGAGGACACTCCAACAGTGACGACGTCGACACCAACGACTACAACGAGCAG GGTTGTGATGTTTCCTATTTTGAAAAGAGAGGCATGAACAGACATTTCGGTTACTACCGTCTGGAGCCCACCTCACCAACACAG GATGACACCAGTAATCACGCAGACCACCAGGACCCCATCTCTCTCGCTGTGGAGATGGCAGCTGTCAATCACAGCATCCTCGCCCTGTCCCGCCCGGGAGGCGTGGCCAGTGAAATCAAAACAGAGTCACTGGATGACGACTGA
- the LOC127938306 gene encoding homeobox-containing protein 1-like isoform X4: MSHFTDEPRFTIEQIDLLQRLRRTGMTKPEIVHALDTLERLDREHGDKYSRRGPSDSNATTSSTTPTSNSTSNSATLTSSTTSTATQTQFHGNLSPSHNNSYATSPPAVLPSPVSLVATAQNGRDALAMTPNGRLSPSHYPVNSAAAVRSYGLDGSEEDLDIDDKVEELMRRDSTLVKEEIKAFLGNRRISQAVVAQVTGISQSRISHWLLQQGSDLSEQKKRAFYRWYQLEKTTPGATLNMRPTPVSLDEMEWRQTPPPISSAPGSFRLRRGSRFTWRKECLAVMESYFSDNQYPDEARREEIANACNAVIQKPGKKLSDLERVTSLKVYNWFANRRKEIKRRANIGSFFQEATILESHGIEVQSPGGHSNSDDVDTNDYNEQGCDVSYFEKRGMNRHFGYYRLEPTSPTQSL; this comes from the exons ATGTCTCACTTCACAGATGAGCCACGCTTCACCATCGAACAGATCGACCTGCTCCAGAGACTGCGGCGTACAGGTATGACCAAACCTGAGATCGTGCACGCGCTGGACACCCTGGAGCGACTCGACCGCGAGCACGGGGACAAATACAGCCGGCGCGGCCCGTCGGACTCCAACGCCACCACCTCAAGCACTACACCCACCTCAAATAGCACTAGCAACTCCGCCACGTTGACCTCCTCCACCACTTCCACAGCAACGCAAACACAGTTCCACGGTAATTTATCGCCGTCGCACAACAACAGCTACGCCACGTCTCCACCCGCAGTCTTACCCTCGCCCGTCTCTCTGGTCGCCACGGCACAGAACGGGCGGGACGCTTTGGCGATGACACCCAATGGGAGATTGTCGCCCAGCCATTACCCAGTGAACAGTGCGGCAGCGGTGAGGTCGTACGGGCTGGATGGGTCAGAGGAGGACCTGGATATAGATGACAAGGTGGAGGAGCTCATGAG GAGAGACAGCACCCTGGTGAAGGAGGAAATCAAAGCCTTTTTGGGCAACAGACGCATCTCACAGGCCGTGGTGGCTCAGGTCACAG GCATCAGTCAGAGCAGAATCTCTCACTGGCTTCTCCAGCAGGGCTCAGATCTCAGCGAACAGAAGAAACGAGCTTTCTATCGCTGGTACCAGCTGGAGAAGACAACGCCAG gTGCCACATTAAATATGCGTCCCACCCCTGTATCTCTGGATGAGATGGAGTGGCGTCAGACTCCGCCCCCCATAAGCTCCGCCCCTGGAAGCTTCCGTTTGCGCAGAGGCAGTCGATTCACCTGGAGGAAGGAATGTCTCGCTGTGATGGAGAG CTATTTCAGTGATAATCAATATCCAGATGAAGCCAGACGAGAGGAGATCGCAAACGCCTGCAACGCTGTTATTCAGAAACCAG GAAAGAAGTTGTCTGACTTGGAAAGAGTCACATCCTTGAAAGTCTACAATTGGTTTGCCAACCGACGCAAAGAGATCAAGAGGAGGGCCAATATTG GGTCTTTTTTCCAAGAAGCCACAATCTTGGAGAGTCACGGGATCGAGGTGCAGAGTCCCGGAGGACACTCCAACAGTGACGACGTCGACACCAACGACTACAACGAGCAG GGTTGTGATGTTTCCTATTTTGAAAAGAGAGGCATGAACAGACATTTCGGTTACTACCGTCTGGAGCCCACCTCACCAACACAG TCTCTTTAA